The following are from one region of the Jatrophihabitans telluris genome:
- a CDS encoding fibronectin type III domain-containing protein, whose protein sequence is MAVATLAISTASSLTLASPASAAAIGVTSVSTSGAPASDSNGYSWVSYFRHLAGLGSVSRNPGFEAQEAVHVRYLANHSLGCETNVHDELTNRAAGCGANPYATPGGKAAANNSDVTRVSAPVSDRAAVSNWFGAAFHALTLLDPRLTSTGYSAYYTPTPHGAGSLAWPFTAAVDVYRGRAGSYHGSIIAFPANHATTPLLSYAIGTESPEPFATATNTCHSWASKSLVSAPVIIQWPLHTPTPTTGTLRDLSTAQNLPTCTLNQNSYPTGSLARQFLAGANGITHSAFYYAATPFTAGHTYRLTVNTRTITTFTAGALPSTMATSVTPATAAARLSWSTAHPGIGTVTTYHARLYTNPTCTGGATRAIDTTPTSRTALFTRLTHHHTYYLKVAARNTSGAYRWSPCRAVKTR, encoded by the coding sequence ATGGCAGTCGCCACGTTGGCGATAAGCACCGCGTCCAGCCTGACCCTCGCTTCGCCGGCCTCGGCGGCGGCGATCGGTGTCACGTCGGTGTCGACGAGTGGTGCTCCGGCCTCGGATTCGAATGGGTACAGCTGGGTGAGTTACTTCCGGCACCTGGCCGGGTTGGGCAGTGTCAGCCGTAACCCCGGCTTCGAGGCCCAGGAAGCGGTCCACGTCCGCTACCTGGCCAACCACTCCCTGGGCTGTGAAACCAACGTCCACGACGAACTGACCAACCGCGCCGCCGGCTGCGGCGCCAACCCCTACGCCACCCCGGGCGGTAAAGCCGCGGCCAACAACAGCGACGTCACCCGCGTCAGCGCCCCGGTCAGCGACCGCGCCGCGGTCTCCAACTGGTTCGGCGCCGCCTTCCACGCCCTGACCCTGCTCGACCCCCGCCTGACCAGCACCGGCTACAGCGCCTACTACACCCCCACCCCCCACGGCGCGGGCTCACTGGCCTGGCCCTTCACCGCCGCCGTCGACGTCTACCGCGGCCGCGCCGGCAGCTACCACGGCAGCATCATCGCCTTCCCCGCCAACCACGCCACCACCCCGCTGCTGTCCTACGCCATCGGTACCGAATCCCCCGAACCCTTCGCCACCGCCACCAACACCTGCCACTCCTGGGCCAGCAAAAGCCTCGTCTCCGCCCCCGTCATCATCCAATGGCCCCTGCACACCCCCACCCCCACCACCGGCACCCTGCGCGACCTCAGCACCGCCCAGAACCTGCCCACCTGCACCCTGAACCAGAACTCCTACCCCACCGGCTCCCTCGCCCGCCAATTCCTCGCCGGCGCCAACGGCATCACCCACTCCGCCTTCTACTACGCCGCCACCCCCTTCACCGCCGGCCACACCTACCGCCTCACCGTCAACACCCGCACCATCACCACCTTCACCGCCGGCGCCCTGCCCTCCACCATGGCCACCAGCGTCACCCCCGCCACCGCCGCCGCCCGCCTGTCCTGGTCCACCGCCCACCCCGGCATCGGCACCGTCACCACCTACCACGCCCGCCTCTACACCAACCCCACCTGCACCGGCGGCGCCACCCGCGCCATCGACACCACCCCCACCAGCCGCACCGCCCTCTTCACCCGCCTCACCCACCACCACACCTACTACCTCAAAGTCGCAGCCCGAAACACCAGCGGCGCCTACCGCTGGAGCCCATGCAGAGCCGTGAAAACGCGCTGA
- a CDS encoding acyl-CoA dehydrogenase family protein: protein MATHDVFNVPRPWSGANVFTSDRLLGQALARAQVSPAELTSLTALGALAGSERAQDDARLANAYPPVLRTHDRYGHRIDEVEFHPAWHELMSVAVSHGLQAAPWAPGSTGNAHLVRAAGFYVWGQVEQGHCCPISMSYAVLPALRHSPELAARYEGGLLARNYEFGLAEPSSKAGLLAGMAMTEKQGGSDVRANTTHAVAAGDGSYRITGHKWFCSAPMCDLFLVLAQLPEGLSCFLVPRVLPDGSRNVFALQRLKDKLGDKSNASSEVEFDDTVGWLIGEPGRGVRTILEMVTMTRLDCVIGAAGLQRAALVQAAHHVTGRAAFGHRLAEQPLMREVIADLVIEVDAATALFTRLASAVDRGENAFLRLAVAAGKFFVTKRSAAVVGEALECLGGAGYVEESPLPRYFRESPLNSIWEGSGNVMALDVLRAVRRDPESVSALRDELATTDGADPRLDAATDELATVLTGLGSDPVADARQARRLAALITQCVQASVLVRASVGTESNDLAEGFLASRLGGPLRSVFGASAALDGARSDELAARVLDEA, encoded by the coding sequence GTGGCTACCCATGACGTCTTCAACGTCCCGCGCCCGTGGTCGGGGGCGAACGTGTTCACCAGCGATCGCCTCCTGGGCCAGGCTCTGGCTCGCGCACAGGTGTCGCCCGCCGAGTTGACGTCCCTGACGGCCCTCGGCGCGCTGGCCGGAAGCGAGCGCGCCCAGGACGATGCCCGTCTGGCCAACGCCTATCCGCCCGTCCTGCGGACCCACGACCGGTACGGGCACCGGATCGACGAGGTGGAATTCCACCCGGCGTGGCACGAGCTGATGAGCGTGGCCGTGTCCCACGGGCTGCAGGCCGCACCGTGGGCGCCGGGGTCAACCGGCAACGCTCATCTCGTCCGCGCCGCTGGGTTCTACGTCTGGGGCCAGGTCGAACAGGGCCACTGCTGCCCGATCTCGATGTCGTATGCGGTACTGCCGGCACTGCGGCACTCGCCGGAGCTGGCCGCACGCTACGAGGGCGGCCTGCTCGCCCGGAACTACGAATTCGGGCTGGCCGAACCGAGCTCGAAGGCGGGGTTGCTCGCCGGTATGGCCATGACCGAGAAGCAGGGCGGTTCCGACGTTCGCGCCAACACCACCCATGCCGTGGCGGCCGGCGATGGCAGCTACCGGATCACCGGTCACAAGTGGTTCTGCTCGGCGCCGATGTGCGACCTGTTCCTCGTGCTGGCCCAACTGCCCGAGGGCTTGAGCTGTTTCCTGGTCCCCAGAGTGCTACCCGATGGCAGCCGCAATGTGTTCGCCCTGCAGCGCCTGAAGGACAAGCTCGGCGACAAGTCGAACGCCTCGTCCGAGGTGGAGTTCGACGACACCGTCGGGTGGCTGATCGGCGAGCCCGGACGGGGCGTGCGCACCATCCTCGAGATGGTCACCATGACCCGGTTGGACTGCGTCATCGGGGCGGCCGGTCTGCAGCGCGCGGCGCTCGTCCAGGCGGCGCATCACGTCACCGGACGAGCCGCCTTCGGGCACCGGCTCGCGGAACAGCCGCTGATGCGGGAGGTGATCGCCGATCTCGTCATCGAGGTGGACGCGGCGACGGCGCTGTTCACCCGGTTGGCCTCGGCCGTGGATCGTGGCGAGAACGCCTTCCTGCGCCTGGCGGTGGCGGCCGGCAAGTTCTTCGTCACCAAGCGCAGCGCCGCGGTGGTCGGAGAGGCCTTGGAATGCCTCGGCGGCGCGGGCTACGTGGAGGAGTCCCCGCTGCCGCGCTACTTCCGGGAATCGCCGCTCAATTCGATCTGGGAAGGCTCGGGCAACGTGATGGCACTCGACGTGCTGCGAGCCGTCCGGCGCGATCCCGAGTCGGTGTCCGCGCTGCGGGACGAGCTGGCCACCACCGACGGCGCCGATCCCCGGCTCGACGCAGCGACCGACGAGCTCGCCACGGTGCTCACCGGACTCGGCAGCGACCCCGTGGCCGATGCCCGCCAAGCCCGTCGACTCGCCGCCTTGATCACCCAGTGTGTTCAGGCCAGCGTGCTTGTGCGAGCCTCCGTTGGGACGGAGAGTAACGACCTAGCCGAGGGTTTCCTCGCTAGTCGCCTCGGCGGGCCACTACGTTCGGTATTCGGAGCCAGTGCGGCGCTGGACGGCGCTAGGTCCGATGAACTGGCCGCTCGCGTCCTCGACGAGGCGTAG
- a CDS encoding trypsin-like peptidase domain-containing protein — protein sequence MAENEFSEEPQPHGGQDQAPDERTPADGRTDPPPAVTAQYPPPPLVAGSYGGTAGYPSGYAGGTSPYGTSPYGASPYGGYAGAEPAYQAPSSGTGYPYGYPAAGADTAAVAAGGRPVDERRGRSGVGLPLLITALVAALVGGGVGAVTVAVADRHADTVNTGLKITNSTAGPAAPTNGTIGAAAARIRPSVVTINEVSGTSGGTGSGVIIRDDGYILTNDHVISLAAQGGSLRVTLSDGRTAKATIVGRDTSDDLAVIKVSGLSKLTAAAFGKSSTLSVGQTVVAVGAPLGLSDTVTSGIVSNTARPVRAGDNDQAVFQAIQTDAAINPGNSGGPLVDLNGSVMGINAAIATDSSGGGLQIPGQTQQSGNIGIGFAIPSDEASRIASELIANGKAYHAVLGISVRSTSTSSAAGVQIAGVTAGSGAARAGLKVGDVVTAINAHAVTTADSLIAAVRSYAPGLKVSITYSRGAATSSATITLDRSDK from the coding sequence ATGGCCGAGAACGAATTCTCCGAAGAGCCACAGCCCCACGGTGGCCAGGACCAAGCTCCGGACGAGCGCACGCCGGCAGACGGCCGTACGGACCCTCCCCCCGCGGTGACGGCGCAGTACCCGCCGCCGCCCTTGGTAGCGGGCAGTTACGGCGGCACCGCCGGTTACCCCAGCGGGTACGCAGGCGGCACCAGTCCCTACGGCACGAGTCCGTACGGCGCCAGCCCGTACGGCGGGTACGCCGGCGCCGAGCCGGCTTATCAGGCTCCGTCGTCCGGCACCGGCTATCCCTACGGCTACCCGGCTGCCGGGGCGGACACCGCGGCGGTGGCCGCCGGTGGGCGTCCCGTGGACGAGCGGCGTGGCCGTTCGGGGGTCGGCCTGCCGTTACTCATCACCGCGCTCGTGGCCGCGCTCGTGGGCGGCGGCGTCGGAGCGGTCACCGTCGCGGTGGCCGACCGCCATGCCGACACCGTGAACACCGGCCTGAAGATCACGAACTCGACCGCGGGCCCCGCCGCGCCGACCAACGGAACCATCGGTGCCGCGGCGGCCCGCATCCGTCCGAGCGTGGTCACCATCAACGAGGTCAGTGGCACCTCCGGCGGCACAGGCTCCGGGGTGATCATTCGCGACGACGGCTACATCCTCACCAACGACCACGTGATTTCCCTTGCTGCGCAGGGCGGATCGCTGAGGGTGACCCTCTCGGACGGGCGCACGGCAAAGGCCACCATCGTGGGCCGGGACACCTCTGACGATCTGGCGGTGATCAAGGTCAGCGGGTTGAGCAAGCTGACCGCCGCCGCCTTCGGCAAGTCGAGCACGCTCAGCGTGGGCCAGACCGTCGTCGCCGTCGGGGCGCCGCTGGGCCTGTCCGACACGGTCACCAGCGGGATCGTCAGCAACACGGCACGACCGGTGCGCGCCGGCGACAACGACCAGGCCGTGTTCCAGGCGATCCAGACCGACGCGGCGATCAACCCGGGCAACTCCGGGGGCCCGCTCGTGGACCTCAACGGATCGGTCATGGGAATCAACGCCGCCATCGCTACGGACTCCTCCGGCGGCGGCCTGCAGATTCCGGGCCAGACCCAGCAGTCGGGCAACATCGGCATCGGCTTCGCCATCCCCTCGGACGAGGCGAGCCGGATCGCCAGCGAACTGATCGCCAACGGCAAGGCCTATCACGCCGTGCTCGGGATCAGCGTGCGGTCCACGTCGACGAGCTCCGCGGCCGGCGTCCAGATCGCCGGGGTCACCGCAGGCTCGGGAGCGGCTCGGGCCGGGCTGAAGGTGGGCGACGTGGTCACCGCGATCAACGCGCACGCCGTGACCACGGCCGATTCCCTGATCGCCGCCGTGCGCTCGTACGCTCCCGGCCTGAAGGTGTCGATCACCTACAGCCGTGGGGCCGCGACCTCGTCCGCGACGATCACCCTCGACAGGTCCGACAAGTAA
- a CDS encoding MFS transporter has protein sequence MSARVGFSTVLKVREFRALWLASAQSMAGDQLARVAISVLVFERTSNSALTALTYALTFLPALIGGILFAGLADRLPRRRLMIWCDLLRAVLIALMAVPAVPLPVLGLLLIAVVVIGSPFGAAENALAPMILDGEAYEVGTGLRAMTDQVAQLLGFALGGVLIALLSARGGLLVDAATFLLSALLIRLGVRERPRALGSRRASAADYLDGLRAGAAVISRTRLLRVLLGLGWLAGLFIVPEGVAAPLAAQLGGGARSTGLILAAMPAGTALGTLVYSRLLDSKRRREWLGPMSVLAAVPLICCQFSSSLLVTVLLLALTGAFTSYEVQVFAEYARAVPDRWRGQAIGLAASGVLAVQGLGVLLGGLVAQQWSPEFAVCAAGLAQLVLALMLARAWRRLGVAEGTCDEGVFVEALPGE, from the coding sequence TTGAGCGCGCGGGTGGGCTTCAGCACCGTGCTGAAAGTGCGGGAATTCCGCGCGCTCTGGCTCGCGTCGGCGCAGTCGATGGCCGGCGATCAGCTCGCCCGAGTCGCGATCTCGGTGCTCGTCTTCGAGCGCACGTCCAACTCCGCATTGACCGCGCTGACGTATGCGCTGACGTTCTTGCCGGCGCTCATCGGGGGGATCCTGTTCGCGGGTCTGGCCGATCGGCTCCCTCGACGGCGATTGATGATCTGGTGCGATCTGCTGCGGGCGGTCCTGATCGCCCTGATGGCGGTACCGGCCGTGCCGCTGCCGGTGCTCGGACTGTTGCTGATCGCCGTCGTCGTGATCGGTTCTCCCTTCGGGGCGGCTGAGAACGCGCTGGCTCCAATGATCCTTGACGGCGAGGCCTACGAGGTGGGCACCGGGCTGCGAGCGATGACCGATCAGGTGGCGCAGCTGCTCGGCTTCGCCCTGGGTGGCGTGCTGATCGCGCTGTTGAGCGCGCGGGGTGGCCTGCTGGTCGATGCGGCCACTTTCCTGTTGTCGGCGCTGCTGATCCGCCTGGGCGTTCGGGAGCGGCCCCGCGCTCTCGGAAGCCGACGGGCCAGTGCTGCCGACTATCTCGACGGACTGCGCGCCGGCGCCGCGGTGATCTCCCGGACGCGGCTGCTACGGGTCCTGCTCGGCCTGGGCTGGCTGGCTGGTCTGTTCATCGTCCCGGAAGGCGTCGCGGCTCCACTGGCCGCACAGCTGGGCGGCGGTGCACGCTCTACCGGGCTGATTCTGGCGGCAATGCCGGCGGGTACGGCCCTGGGGACGTTGGTTTACAGCCGCCTGCTGGATTCGAAGCGTCGGCGCGAATGGCTCGGCCCGATGTCGGTGCTGGCCGCGGTCCCGCTGATCTGCTGCCAGTTCAGCTCGTCGCTGCTGGTGACCGTGCTGCTGCTGGCCCTCACGGGCGCGTTCACGTCCTACGAGGTGCAGGTTTTCGCCGAGTACGCGCGTGCGGTGCCCGACCGGTGGCGGGGGCAGGCGATCGGCCTGGCGGCGTCGGGGGTTCTGGCCGTGCAGGGTCTTGGCGTCCTGCTCGGCGGCCTCGTGGCTCAGCAGTGGAGCCCGGAGTTCGCTGTATGCGCCGCGGGTCTGGCCCAACTCGTCCTCGCGCTGATGCTGGCGCGGGCGTGGCGGCGCTTGGGTGTAGCCGAAGGAACTTGCGACGAAGGAGTCTTCGTCGAGGCGTTGCCGGGAGAGTGA
- a CDS encoding GGDEF domain-containing protein: MWLFVGLLVASTVFEEISAHVESMRFRLNVAMHADLTSVWTFSAAVVLPLHLVFVLFVVVRLHMWFRHHKPSGATPHRLFFTAATIWIAGVVAHEAVRSLMHGSSSIIGSGALAVLVIAAAMLVYASTNIGLVYLVMLVSAGREKTPAFWSLWRENAMELATLCLGAMVALCLVFQPFFMVLVIAPMVLLQRSVLTKELQVAATTDAKTGLLNAVTWQELAERELTRSRREGYNAAMLIIDMDNFKSINDSHGHLVGDAVLKAVAALLGDELREYDTIGRFGGEEFVALLPQVSPLDALAISDRVLQAVRDLRIPLRGEEIPLSGLSASIGLAAFPQQGDAVEDLLHVADAALYRAKREGRDRVEYSYIGD; encoded by the coding sequence ATGTGGCTTTTTGTCGGCCTCCTGGTCGCGAGCACGGTGTTCGAGGAAATCTCAGCGCACGTCGAAAGCATGCGGTTCCGGCTCAACGTGGCCATGCACGCCGACCTCACCTCCGTCTGGACCTTCTCCGCGGCCGTCGTGCTTCCGCTTCATCTGGTCTTCGTCCTCTTCGTCGTCGTGCGACTGCACATGTGGTTCCGCCACCACAAGCCGTCCGGGGCCACGCCGCACCGGCTGTTCTTCACCGCGGCCACGATCTGGATCGCCGGCGTCGTCGCCCACGAAGCCGTTCGCTCCCTGATGCACGGCTCGTCGTCGATCATCGGCTCCGGCGCGTTGGCCGTCCTCGTGATCGCGGCCGCCATGCTCGTCTACGCCAGCACGAACATCGGCCTGGTGTACCTGGTCATGCTGGTCTCGGCCGGCCGAGAGAAGACCCCCGCCTTCTGGAGCCTGTGGCGGGAGAACGCGATGGAGCTGGCGACCCTGTGCCTCGGCGCCATGGTCGCCCTCTGCCTCGTCTTCCAGCCGTTCTTCATGGTCTTGGTCATCGCTCCCATGGTGTTGCTGCAGCGCAGCGTCCTCACCAAGGAACTGCAGGTGGCGGCCACGACCGACGCGAAGACCGGCCTGCTCAACGCGGTCACCTGGCAGGAACTGGCCGAGCGCGAACTCACCCGTTCACGCCGCGAGGGTTACAACGCGGCGATGCTGATCATCGACATGGACAACTTCAAGTCCATCAACGACAGCCACGGCCATCTCGTGGGAGATGCCGTACTCAAGGCCGTCGCGGCCCTGCTCGGCGACGAGCTTCGGGAGTACGACACCATCGGCCGCTTCGGTGGCGAGGAGTTCGTGGCGCTCCTGCCCCAGGTGTCACCGCTGGACGCCCTCGCGATCTCCGACCGCGTGCTGCAGGCGGTTCGGGACCTTCGTATCCCCCTGCGCGGCGAGGAGATCCCGCTGTCGGGCTTGTCGGCGTCCATCGGACTCGCGGCCTTCCCCCAGCAGGGCGATGCGGTCGAGGACCTGCTGCACGTTGCCGACGCCGCGCTCTACCGAGCCAAGCGTGAGGGTCGCGACCGCGTCGAGTACAGCTACATCGGCGACTGA
- a CDS encoding SDR family oxidoreductase codes for MTEPRAVQPQFVSSLDGTRIAVYETRGPSPDSPVVVCIHGYPDHAGVWDGVVEALAARFRVLAYDVRGAGRSQAPGSRAGYELDRLAEDFRAVLGLLPEGRAVHLLGHDWGGIQAWHFATEPSLAGRIASLTTVSGPSLDHAGHWMREGLRHPGRRMRAVLAQQRRSAYIGLFLLPKVPELAWRARLLDRAVRTSRADYRRDLREKLNGLNLYRANMRIRRRDVPRRTEVPVQVLAPVADRFVTPALQLDAPLPFTHRFFPRRIAGGHWILTQRPDVIATATAQLIDLVESAVAAPSLRRCEVKRSVPHSRPRRTGPGRGQPFAGQLALVTGGGSGIGRATALEFARRGADVLIADIDEAAADQVADEVRALGRSAQALRLDVADEQGWAELAALIRTDFGHLDVLVNNAGIGMAGSFLQTEAADWERILDVNLHSVIHGCRLFASDWVTAGHPGRIVNIASAAAYSPSRTYPAYATTKAGVLMLTQCLRAELAVHQIGVTAVCPGFVDTNISRTTSHVGLDEAAERVKQDRAVRSYRRRNYPPAKAARRIVAGVEANKPVVYVTAEAVAFRLLDRLLPGLQRTIARVDLTEL; via the coding sequence ATGACCGAGCCCCGCGCGGTGCAACCCCAGTTCGTCAGTTCGCTCGACGGCACACGGATCGCCGTGTACGAGACGCGAGGGCCGTCGCCGGACTCTCCAGTGGTGGTGTGCATCCACGGCTATCCGGATCACGCGGGGGTCTGGGACGGCGTCGTGGAAGCCCTGGCCGCGCGCTTTCGGGTACTGGCCTACGACGTCCGTGGGGCCGGACGCTCGCAGGCTCCTGGATCTCGCGCCGGCTACGAGCTCGACCGGCTGGCCGAGGACTTCCGTGCGGTGCTGGGACTGCTGCCTGAAGGCCGGGCGGTGCATCTGCTCGGCCACGACTGGGGCGGCATTCAAGCCTGGCACTTCGCGACCGAACCCAGCCTCGCCGGCCGGATCGCCAGCCTGACGACGGTCTCGGGACCGAGTCTGGATCACGCCGGCCACTGGATGCGCGAAGGACTTCGGCACCCGGGACGCCGGATGCGGGCGGTGCTCGCCCAGCAACGTCGCTCGGCCTACATCGGCCTCTTCCTGCTCCCGAAGGTGCCCGAACTGGCCTGGCGCGCCCGCCTGCTCGACCGTGCGGTGCGAACCTCGCGGGCGGACTACCGCCGAGACCTGCGCGAGAAGCTGAACGGCCTCAACCTCTACCGGGCGAACATGCGCATCCGTCGCCGCGACGTCCCGCGCCGAACCGAGGTGCCCGTCCAGGTCCTGGCGCCCGTCGCCGACCGCTTCGTCACGCCCGCCCTGCAATTGGACGCCCCCCTGCCGTTCACCCACCGGTTCTTCCCGCGCCGCATCGCCGGAGGCCATTGGATCCTGACCCAACGGCCGGACGTCATCGCCACCGCCACCGCCCAGCTGATCGACCTCGTCGAATCCGCAGTGGCGGCCCCGTCGCTGCGCCGTTGCGAGGTGAAGCGGTCCGTGCCCCACAGCCGGCCACGACGCACCGGCCCCGGGCGTGGCCAACCCTTCGCGGGTCAACTCGCGCTGGTCACCGGCGGCGGCAGCGGGATCGGCCGGGCGACCGCCCTGGAGTTTGCCCGGCGCGGCGCGGACGTCCTGATCGCCGACATCGACGAAGCGGCCGCCGACCAGGTCGCCGACGAGGTCCGCGCACTCGGGCGCAGTGCCCAGGCCCTCCGGCTGGACGTGGCCGACGAGCAGGGCTGGGCGGAGCTGGCGGCGCTGATCCGGACGGACTTCGGCCACCTGGACGTCCTGGTGAACAACGCCGGCATCGGGATGGCTGGATCGTTTCTGCAGACCGAGGCCGCGGACTGGGAGCGGATCCTGGACGTCAACCTGCACAGCGTGATTCACGGCTGCCGACTGTTCGCCTCCGACTGGGTCACGGCCGGTCACCCGGGGCGGATCGTCAACATCGCCTCGGCCGCCGCGTATTCGCCGTCCCGCACCTATCCGGCCTACGCCACAACCAAGGCGGGCGTGTTGATGCTGACGCAATGCCTACGCGCCGAACTGGCCGTCCACCAGATCGGTGTGACCGCGGTCTGTCCCGGGTTCGTCGACACGAACATCTCGCGCACCACATCACACGTCGGGCTGGACGAGGCCGCCGAACGTGTCAAGCAGGACCGTGCCGTGCGTTCCTACCGCCGCCGTAACTACCCGCCCGCGAAGGCCGCGCGCCGCATCGTGGCGGGGGTCGAGGCGAACAAGCCGGTCGTTTACGTGACTGCCGAGGCGGTCGCCTTCCGGCTGCTCGACCGGCTGCTGCCCGGCCTCCAGCGCACGATCGCGCGTGTCGACCTGACCGAACTCTGA
- a CDS encoding metal-dependent hydrolase produces MNDRTAAVFEPGEVALRAREVAFDFSALPPHWIPGEPFASHLINLLHLLLPEGERWFVRVFSEALPLIRDEGLQEQVIGFIGQESMHAEAHQGAQDHLCAAGLETAGFVGELEWFFRDQLGDRGLTGPAAQAWLVERLALIAAIEHMTAVLGDWVLNAAGLDDAGADPVMLDLLRWHGAEEVEHRAVAYDLYAHVDGRYWRRVRTHLLIMPALGWLWARGLTALLASDSELVEPQNKARWRDWFRAGRRGLVPSPLPFLWSYLRYLAPWYHPSREASTSQAVAYLASSPAALAATP; encoded by the coding sequence GTGAACGATCGCACCGCGGCCGTCTTCGAACCCGGGGAAGTAGCCTTGCGTGCCCGCGAGGTGGCCTTCGACTTCAGCGCGCTGCCGCCGCACTGGATTCCAGGTGAGCCGTTCGCGAGCCACCTGATCAACCTGCTGCACCTGCTCCTGCCCGAGGGTGAACGGTGGTTCGTCCGGGTGTTCTCCGAGGCGCTGCCGCTCATCCGGGACGAAGGGCTTCAAGAGCAGGTGATCGGTTTCATCGGGCAGGAATCGATGCACGCCGAGGCCCACCAGGGCGCGCAGGACCACCTTTGCGCCGCTGGTCTCGAGACGGCCGGATTCGTCGGTGAGCTGGAGTGGTTCTTCCGCGACCAGCTCGGCGACCGGGGCTTGACCGGCCCGGCCGCTCAGGCGTGGCTCGTCGAGCGACTGGCCCTGATCGCCGCCATCGAGCACATGACCGCGGTGCTCGGTGACTGGGTGCTCAATGCGGCCGGGCTCGACGATGCCGGCGCCGACCCGGTCATGCTCGACCTGCTTCGCTGGCACGGCGCGGAGGAGGTCGAGCACCGCGCGGTCGCCTACGACCTCTACGCCCACGTGGACGGGCGGTACTGGCGCCGGGTCCGGACGCACCTGCTGATCATGCCGGCCCTGGGCTGGCTCTGGGCTCGGGGCCTCACCGCCTTGCTCGCCTCCGACTCCGAGCTCGTCGAGCCGCAGAACAAGGCCCGTTGGCGGGACTGGTTCCGCGCCGGCCGTCGAGGCCTGGTGCCCTCGCCACTGCCGTTTCTGTGGTCCTATCTGCGCTACCTCGCGCCGTGGTACCACCCGAGCCGGGAGGCATCGACCAGTCAGGCGGTGGCGTACCTGGCGAGCTCGCCCGCCGCCCTGGCCGCAACCCCGTGA
- a CDS encoding PDR/VanB family oxidoreductase, with protein MTVRAPVGQAWPVLARMVDRYQRLSLRSGSGPGPAHPVQRELAVLVQHVTAEADGVVSLRLVPAPGGPLPQWRPGSHLDVRLPSGRIRQYSLCGDPADRSSYRIAVRLLPVAGGEGAGGGPRAPGGGGGSAEVHSLRPGTALTVRRPRNAFPFIRAQRYFFVAGGIGITPILPMVGAATRAGVEWTLCYAGRTEASLPFLAELHELADQAGHRGRIVLSTDRARSASTIAEVLATAPPGARAYCCGPPGLVHAVDQVRRQLPQRAIVSMHYERFSAPPVVGGEPFEMSLVRQGISLLVGGDETALQAVRRVLPDVAFSCQQGFCGTCRVPLLAGEVDHRDRVLTSTGRGTELALCVSRGRGPIVVDL; from the coding sequence GTGACGGTCCGCGCGCCGGTCGGCCAGGCGTGGCCGGTCCTGGCTCGGATGGTCGATCGTTACCAGCGCCTGTCCCTGCGGTCCGGCTCGGGTCCCGGTCCGGCCCACCCGGTACAGCGGGAGCTTGCGGTGCTGGTCCAGCACGTCACCGCGGAGGCGGACGGGGTCGTCAGCCTGCGGCTCGTCCCCGCGCCCGGCGGCCCGCTGCCGCAATGGCGGCCCGGGTCGCACCTGGACGTCCGGCTGCCGTCCGGGCGGATCCGCCAGTACTCGCTGTGTGGCGACCCGGCCGATCGGTCGAGCTATCGCATCGCGGTCCGGTTGCTTCCGGTCGCGGGCGGGGAGGGGGCCGGTGGCGGCCCTCGCGCCCCCGGGGGTGGCGGGGGCTCGGCCGAGGTGCACTCCTTGCGGCCAGGGACTGCTCTCACCGTGCGTAGACCGCGCAACGCGTTCCCGTTCATTCGTGCGCAGCGCTATTTCTTCGTCGCGGGCGGAATCGGGATCACGCCGATTCTGCCGATGGTCGGCGCTGCGACGCGGGCCGGCGTCGAGTGGACCCTCTGTTACGCGGGACGCACCGAGGCCAGCTTGCCGTTCCTGGCCGAGTTGCACGAACTCGCCGATCAGGCCGGCCATCGCGGACGGATCGTGCTGAGCACCGACCGGGCCCGATCGGCGAGCACGATCGCCGAGGTGCTGGCGACGGCGCCGCCCGGTGCCCGGGCCTACTGCTGCGGCCCGCCGGGCCTGGTGCACGCGGTGGACCAGGTGCGCCGGCAACTCCCCCAGCGCGCGATCGTCTCGATGCACTACGAGCGTTTCTCCGCGCCGCCGGTCGTGGGTGGCGAACCATTCGAGATGTCCCTGGTACGACAGGGGATCTCGCTGCTGGTCGGGGGTGACGAGACGGCCCTGCAGGCAGTTCGCCGGGTGCTGCCCGACGTCGCGTTCTCCTGCCAGCAGGGCTTTTGCGGGACGTGCCGCGTCCCGCTGCTGGCCGGCGAGGTCGACCATCGCGACCGCGTCCTGACCAGCACCGGGCGCGGCACGGAACTGGCGTTGTGCGTGTCCCGCGGCCGCGGCCCGATCGTCGTCGACCTGTGA